A part of Rattus rattus isolate New Zealand chromosome 4, Rrattus_CSIRO_v1, whole genome shotgun sequence genomic DNA contains:
- the LOC116897777 gene encoding carbonic anhydrase 15 encodes MWALGFRLCFLLTLAAQVDSNGTWCYDSQDPKCGPAHWKELAPACGGPTQSPINIDLRLVQRDYALKPFIFHGYDSAPQDPWILENDGHTVLLRVHSCQQNCPAIGGAGLPSSEYRLLQLHFHWGSPGHKGSEHSVDEKHGSMEMHMVHMNTKYQSMGHARSQPDGLAILAVLLVEEDKDNTNFSAIVSGLKNVSSPGVSVNLTSTFALASLLPSALGLLRYYRYSGSLTTPGCEPTVLWTVFENTVPIGHAQVVQFQAVPQTGPPGLHPRPLTDNFRPQQPLGGRRISASPGASIRSSAPIRPCLHLALLGLGVGLRLWQGP; translated from the exons ATGTGGGCCCTGGGCTTCCggctctgcttcctcctcacGCTGGCGGCACAGGTGGACTCCAACG GTACCTGGTGCTATGACTCCCAAGACCCAAAGTGTG GCCCTGCCCACTGGAAGGAGCTAGCACCTGCCTGTGGGGGCCCAACCCAGTCCCCTATCAACATTGACCTTCGATTGGTCCAGCGGGACTATGCTCTTAAGCCCTTCATCTTTCACGGCTATGACTCAGCACCTCAAGATCCTTGGATCCTGGAGAATGATGGCCATACAG TGCTACTGCGAGTACATTCCTGTCAGCAGAACTGCCCAGCCATCGGAGGTGCTGGGCTCCCATCATCAGAATACCGGTTACTGCAGCTGCATTTCCACTGGGGAAGCCCAGGGCACAAAGGCTCAGAGCACAGTGTGGATGAGAAGCATGGCTCTATGGAG ATGCACATGGTCCACATGAACACAAAGTACCAGAGCATGGGGCATGCGCGGAGCCAACCAGATGGGCTGGCTATACTGGCTGTGCTATTGGTG GAAGAGGACAAGGACAATACCAATTTCTCTGCCATCGTGTCTGGTCTGAAAAATGTATCTTCACCTG GGGTCTCTGTGAATCTGACGTCCACCTTTGCGCTGGCCTCTCTGCTGCCAAGTGCTTTGGGACTTTTGCGCTACTACCGATACTCTGGGTCTCTGACCACGCCAGGCTGCGAGCCCACGGTGCTCTGGACTGTCTTTGAAAACACCGTACCCATTGGGCATGCGCAG GTAGTCCAGTTCCAGGCCGTGCCCCAGACTGGGCCACCAGGTTTGCACCCCAGACCACTCACAGATAATTTCCGCCCCCAGCAGCCTCTTGGAGGGCGAAGGATATCAGCCTCTCCTGGAGCATCCATCCGATCATCAGCCCCTATCCGGCCCTGTTTGCACTTGGCTCTTTTGGGCTTGGGAGTTGGCCTGAGGCTCTGGCAGGGTCCCTAG